The following proteins come from a genomic window of Deltaproteobacteria bacterium:
- a CDS encoding trypsin-like peptidase domain-containing protein, which produces MGLAGRPLIKGRVPSGRLAFVLVVILTFWAMAGTAAALTRGEENTIRVFEEVSAGVVNITTIAIDRDFFFNPVPTEGSGSGVIVDDRGYIVTSFHVVGGKEDLEVTLGDGSKWKARLVGSSVENDLAVIKIDSPPKLLKPLSLGRSSKVKVGQKVLAVGNPFGLGHTLTTGTVSSVGRDIRINRRTVIRHVIQTDAAINPGNSGGPLINSDGEVIGINTAIFSPTGSSVGIGFAIPADTVRKLLPGLVSIWPRILSWVLAILLVALFIWWFWRKLERPSGEFEQFSDRKD; this is translated from the coding sequence ATGGGTTTGGCTGGTCGTCCATTGATAAAAGGGAGGGTGCCATCTGGGAGGCTGGCATTCGTCCTTGTGGTAATTTTGACGTTCTGGGCAATGGCTGGCACTGCCGCAGCGCTCACCCGGGGAGAAGAGAACACTATTCGCGTTTTCGAAGAAGTTTCCGCCGGTGTAGTCAACATAACCACCATTGCCATTGACAGGGATTTCTTTTTCAACCCGGTGCCCACAGAGGGCAGTGGTTCAGGAGTGATCGTCGATGACAGGGGATACATAGTCACCAGCTTCCATGTGGTGGGTGGCAAGGAGGACCTGGAGGTCACCCTGGGGGATGGCAGCAAGTGGAAGGCGCGGCTGGTGGGAAGCTCGGTGGAGAACGACCTGGCAGTAATCAAGATCGATTCGCCCCCGAAGCTGCTCAAACCCCTGTCCCTCGGCCGTTCGAGCAAGGTGAAAGTGGGCCAGAAAGTGCTGGCCGTTGGCAATCCTTTCGGCCTGGGCCACACCTTGACTACCGGCACGGTCAGTTCGGTGGGCAGGGATATTCGCATCAATCGGCGCACTGTAATCCGCCACGTTATTCAAACGGATGCTGCCATAAACCCGGGCAACTCCGGGGGGCCCCTGATCAATTCTGACGGAGAGGTCATTGGCATCAACACCGCCATTTTCAGTCCCACTGGCAGCAGCGTGGGCATAGGCTTTGCCATTCCTGCTGATACTGTCCGCAAGCTGCTGCCAGGGCTGGTATCCATCTGGCCGCGGATCCTGAGCTGGGTACTTGCTATACTGCTAGTGGCCCTGTTCATCTGGTGGTTCTGGAGGAAGCTGGAGCGGCCCAGTGGTGAGTTCGAGCAGTTTTC